From one Lycium barbarum isolate Lr01 chromosome 6, ASM1917538v2, whole genome shotgun sequence genomic stretch:
- the LOC132599676 gene encoding putative proline-rich receptor-like protein kinase PERK6 has translation MSLSSKDDQSSNSPPSDSSSSDSSSNSPPSSSSSSSASSSSPSSDSSSNSPPSQDNSPSSNDSKSQSPPSQNNSSPSPPSVDNNNSSPSGGNNNNNDNNNGNGNDNNNNDNNNNGNNNNNGNSNNNSNNGNNNSNNNNNGNNNNNNSNGNNNNENNNSNGGNNNNNNNDNKSSPPTKSSNSNGGSPPPPPPPPPPPPPPPPSPFSSNSGSLSPPKHKSPPSKSLDHNNKSNDHGTAIIVGVAVGAGLLLLVVLVFLISCCKRKRRRPRDQMGYYRDNSHGGKSTDYYNSGQYGNWQNNNNVQSIEHMVKMPTPQLASTNVSSELSWPIAPPPPPPMMSSSDMSSAAFSGPHQPPLPPPHPSMALGFNQSSFTYDDLSAATGGFSKANLLGQGGFGFVHKGVLPNGKEIAVKSLKANSGQGEREFQAEVEIISRVHHRHLVSLVGYCIAGSQRILVYEFVPNGTLEYHLHGPSRPAMDFPTRLKIALGSAKGFAYLHEDCHPRIIHRDIKAANILLDHNCEAKVADFGLAKLSSDTNTHVSTRIMGTFGYLAPEYASSGKLTEKSDVYSYGVMLLELITGRRPIDINSDDDTIVEWARPILIRATEGGNYDELIDPRLEGDFDAQEMLCMVACAAASIRHSARRRPKMSQIVRALEGDVSLDDLNEGMKKSHSAMFGSGESSEYDGGSYDLKKFKKSGMSSQEFTSSEHGVTGEFVHSGDESQELGHKKRSP, from the exons ATGTCTTTATCATCTAAGGATGATCAATCATCCAATTCGCCACCTTCAGATTCATCCTCTTCAGATTCTTCATCAAATTCACCACCATCATCCTCATCCTCTTCCTCAGCCTCTTCGAGTTCCCCATCGTCTGACTCATCATCAAATTCTCCTCCATCCCAAGACAATTCACCTTCATCGAATGATTCAAAATCTCAATCTCCTCCTTCTCAAAATAATTCATCACCTTCTCCACCATCTGTGGATAATAATAACTCATCTCCTTCTGGtggtaacaacaacaacaatgacaacaacaacggcAACGGAAACGACAacaataataatgataacaataacaatggTAACAATAACAATAACGGTAATAGCAACAATAATAGCAACAAtggcaacaacaacagcaacaacaacaataatggtaacaacaataacaataacagtAATGGTAACAATAACAATGAAAATAACAACAGTAATGGtggcaacaataacaacaataataatgataacaaaTCTTCACCCCCAACAAAATCCTCAAATTCAAATGGAGGTTCGCCACCTCCTCCACCCCCACCACctcctcctccaccaccaccacctccTTCTCCGTTTTCTTCCAACTCCGGGTCTCTTTCCCCTCCGAAGCATAAGTCACCACCAAGCAAGTCGTTAGATCATAATAACAAGTCTAATGATCATGGGACAGCCATCATTGTAGGAGTTGCTGTTGGAGCAGGGCTATTACTTCTTGTCGTGTTAGTTTTCCTCATATCTTGCTGCAAACGAAAAAGGAGAAGGCCACGTGACCAAATGGGATACTACAGGGACAATTCTCATGGAGGAAAGA GTACTGACTACTATAATAGTGGACAATATGGAAAttggcaaaacaacaacaatgttCAATCAATTGAACATATGGTGAAGATGCCTACACCTCAACTAGCAAGTACTAATGTAAGTTCAGAACTAAGTTGGCCAATAGcacctccaccaccaccaccaatgATGAGCAGTAGTGATATGAGCTCTGCTGCTTTCTCTGGTCCACATCAACCTCCGTTGCCACCCCCACACCCATCGATGGCTCTTGGTTTTAACCAAAGCAGTTTCACATACGATGACTTATCTGCTGCAACCGGAGGATTTTCTAAGGCCAATCTATTGGGACAAGGCGGTTTTGGCTTTGTGCATAAAGGAGTGTTGCCCAATGGTAAGGAGATAGCAGTCAAAAGTCTAAAAGCTAATAGTGGACAAGGTGAACGAGAATTTCAAGCTGAAGTTGAAATCATTAGCCGTGTCCATCATCGGCATCTTGTGTCTTTAGTTGGTTATTGCATTGCTGGATCTCAAAGGATACTAGTATATGAGTTTGTTCCTAATGGCACTCTTGAATATCACCTTCATG GGCCTAGTCGCCCAGCTATGGACTTCCCAACGAGGCTTAAAATTGCATTAGGATCTGCCAAAGGTTTTGCGTATCTTCATGAAGATT GCCACCCTCGCATTATTCACAGAGACATCAAAGCTGCAAATATTTTGTTGGACCATAACTGTGAAGCTAAG GTGGCTGATTTTGGGTTAGCTAAGCTTTCCTCAGACACTAATACACACGTATCTACGCGTATCATGGGCACCTTTGG GTACTTAGCACCGGAATACGCTTCAAGTGGCAAGCTGACTGAAAAGTCTGATGTCTATTCTTATGGTGTTATGCTCTTAGAACTTATAACTGGCCGTCGTCCTATTGACATCAACAGCGATGATGATACCATAGTGGAATGG GCTAGGCCGATTCTCATTCGTGCAACAGAGGGTGGAAACTATGATGAATTAATAGATCCACGTTTGGAGGGAGATTTTGATGCCCAAGAGATGCTATGTATGGTGGCTTGCGCTGCTGCATCCATCAGACATTCTGCAAGAAGACGCCCCAAAATGAGCCAG ATTGTACGTGCTTTAGAAGGTGATGTGTCTCTTGATGATTTGAACGAGGGAATGAAGAAGAGCCATAGTGCAATGTTTGGTTCTGGTGAAAGTTCTGAGTATGACGGAGGTTCATATGACCTTAAGAAGTTCAAAAAATCTGGAATGTCGAGTCAAGAATTTACTAGCAGTGAACATGGTGTGACCGGTGAATTTGTCCATTCCGGTGATGAATCTCAAGAACTTGGGCACAAAAAACGCAGCCCTTAA